The Bacteroidota bacterium genome window below encodes:
- a CDS encoding DUF2779 domain-containing protein, whose amino-acid sequence MDKNNPELKAPISEATKELFETGKIVGEYAQRLFPDGVHTNFNHGNIEQGILVTQRLISERKTIFEAAFLYDECLTVIDILDYTENGWNAYEVKSTTKIKDEHKVDASYQYYVIMKSGLKLNDFSMIRLNNQYSRNGEIDLRELFVAESALADICGQQDFVASEIIKFKNSLNSTTCPTRTIGRHCEEPHKCDYKSHCWSGIPEDSVFDISRLTEEKKISFYSRGIIKAKDVPEDGLTATQKIHVNSAKLNRDYINKEEIRSFLSGLVYPLYFLDFESIKSAIPLFDKTKPHQQITFQYSLHIQSSKNSETQHSEFLSEHRNDPREDFITKLILELGTSGSIVVYNLAFEKTRLNEIAKDFPSFKQNIDGLISRLVDLVIPFRGKHFYKPAMKGSYSIKDVLPAMVPTMSYQNLAVNNGTAASNSFLKFIKDGLPTEQYIEFRKNLLEYCKLDTFAMVKILEVLYEEFDKANLTT is encoded by the coding sequence TTGGATAAGAACAATCCTGAATTGAAAGCTCCAATTAGTGAAGCTACAAAGGAATTGTTTGAAACAGGGAAAATTGTTGGTGAATATGCACAAAGGCTTTTTCCGGACGGAGTACATACAAATTTTAATCATGGGAATATTGAGCAAGGAATTCTGGTTACTCAAAGATTAATTTCAGAAAGGAAAACAATCTTTGAAGCTGCATTTCTTTATGATGAGTGCTTAACTGTTATTGACATTCTTGATTATACAGAAAATGGGTGGAATGCATACGAAGTTAAAAGTACAACAAAAATAAAAGACGAACACAAAGTTGATGCATCATATCAATATTATGTAATTATGAAGTCAGGTCTGAAATTAAATGACTTTTCAATGATTCGCTTGAATAACCAATATTCTAGGAATGGTGAAATTGATTTAAGAGAATTATTCGTAGCTGAATCAGCATTAGCAGACATATGTGGACAACAGGATTTCGTCGCATCAGAAATTATAAAGTTTAAAAATTCTCTTAATTCAACAACTTGTCCAACACGAACAATTGGAAGACATTGTGAGGAGCCACATAAATGTGATTACAAATCTCATTGCTGGTCGGGCATCCCTGAAGATTCAGTTTTCGATATTTCAAGATTAACTGAAGAGAAAAAAATTAGTTTTTACTCGAGAGGAATTATAAAAGCAAAAGATGTCCCTGAAGACGGATTAACTGCGACACAAAAAATACATGTTAACTCAGCAAAATTAAATCGTGATTATATTAACAAAGAAGAGATAAGAAGTTTTTTAAGTGGTTTGGTTTACCCATTATACTTTTTAGATTTCGAGTCAATAAAGTCTGCAATTCCATTGTTCGATAAAACCAAACCACACCAGCAAATTACTTTTCAATATTCTTTACATATACAAAGCTCTAAGAATTCAGAAACACAACATTCTGAATTCTTAAGCGAACATAGAAATGACCCCCGAGAAGATTTTATAACAAAATTGATTCTAGAATTAGGAACATCCGGGAGTATTGTCGTTTACAATCTGGCTTTTGAAAAAACTCGATTAAATGAAATAGCCAAAGATTTCCCTTCATTCAAACAAAATATAGATGGCTTAATATCAAGACTTGTAGATTTGGTTATTCCTTTCAGAGGTAAGCATTTCTATAAACCCGCTATGAAGGGTTCATACTCTATCAAAGATGTTTTACCGGCAATGGTGCCTACCATGAGTTATCAAAATCTTGCAGTAAATAATGGCACCGCTGCAAGTAATTCTTTTCTAAAATTTATCAAAGATGGTTTACCTACTGAACAATATATTGAATTTAGGAAAAACCTATTGGAATATTGTAAGCTTGATACTTTTGCTATGGTAAAAATTTTAGAAGTTTTGTATGAAGAATTTGATAAAGCAAACTTAACGACCTGA